One Prosthecobacter dejongeii DNA window includes the following coding sequences:
- the kdpA gene encoding potassium-transporting ATPase subunit KdpA, whose amino-acid sequence MHTNDWLQLALFLGLLALITKPMGLYLMQVLDAQGRTWLDPILKPIEKLTYRSLGTDPQREQNWKQYTLSMLAFSLVGIVFTYLILRCQHLLPWNPQGLPALSPHLAFNTAVSFTTNTNWQSYGGEATLSYFSQMVGLTFHNFVSAATGIGIAAALVRGIARSSAKTLGNFWADLVRVTYYLLLPLCAAFALFLVSQGMIQNFDSYTQATTLEGTEQLIAQGPMASQVAIKMLGTNGGGFVNANAAHPFENPTPLSNLVQMLSIFAIGSGLTYYLGRMVKNQAHGWAVWAAMIILFVGGVLVCAHAEAVGNPIHQQLGVATTDGNMEGKEVRFGIFNSALFATVTTAASCGAVNSMHDSFTALGGFVPLFMMELGEVVIGGVGAGLYGMLVFVILAVFIAGLMVGRTPEYLGKKIQAKEVKLAMLTLLILTLSILGFTAWASVSAWGLAGLNNAGPHGFSEMLYAYSSATANNGSAFAGLTANTPWYNTTLGFAMLIGRFLMIVPIMALAGSLVQKQAAPPTAGTFPAHGATFTLLLIGTVLLVGALNFLPALALGPVVEHFLTLQGRLF is encoded by the coding sequence ATGCACACGAACGACTGGCTGCAACTCGCCCTATTTCTGGGTCTCCTCGCCCTCATCACCAAGCCCATGGGCCTCTACCTCATGCAGGTGCTGGATGCCCAGGGCCGCACCTGGCTGGACCCCATCCTGAAACCCATCGAAAAACTCACCTATCGCAGCCTGGGCACCGATCCTCAGCGCGAGCAAAATTGGAAGCAGTACACGCTTTCCATGCTCGCCTTCAGCCTTGTCGGCATCGTTTTCACCTACCTCATCCTGCGCTGCCAGCACCTGCTGCCATGGAATCCCCAGGGCCTGCCCGCTCTCAGCCCACACCTGGCTTTTAACACCGCCGTCAGTTTCACCACCAACACCAACTGGCAGAGCTATGGCGGCGAGGCCACCCTCTCCTACTTCAGCCAGATGGTGGGCCTGACGTTTCATAACTTCGTCTCGGCCGCCACCGGCATCGGCATTGCCGCTGCTTTGGTGCGTGGGATTGCCCGCAGTTCCGCGAAGACCTTGGGCAATTTCTGGGCCGACCTTGTCCGTGTCACCTATTACCTACTGCTGCCCCTGTGCGCTGCTTTCGCTCTCTTCCTAGTTTCCCAGGGCATGATTCAGAACTTCGATTCCTACACGCAGGCCACCACACTGGAAGGGACAGAACAACTCATCGCCCAAGGCCCCATGGCCTCCCAGGTCGCCATCAAGATGCTGGGCACCAATGGCGGCGGTTTTGTGAATGCGAACGCCGCTCACCCTTTTGAAAACCCCACCCCTCTTTCCAATCTCGTGCAGATGCTTTCCATCTTCGCCATCGGCAGCGGCCTAACGTATTATTTAGGACGCATGGTGAAGAATCAGGCCCACGGCTGGGCCGTCTGGGCAGCCATGATCATCCTGTTTGTCGGCGGGGTGCTGGTTTGCGCCCATGCTGAAGCCGTAGGCAACCCCATCCATCAGCAGCTTGGTGTCGCCACAACAGATGGTAACATGGAGGGCAAAGAAGTGCGCTTTGGCATCTTCAATTCCGCCCTCTTCGCTACCGTCACCACCGCCGCCTCCTGTGGCGCAGTGAATTCCATGCACGACTCTTTCACTGCCCTCGGGGGTTTTGTGCCCCTATTCATGATGGAGCTGGGCGAGGTGGTCATCGGTGGGGTCGGGGCCGGTCTTTATGGCATGCTCGTCTTTGTCATCCTTGCCGTCTTCATCGCCGGGCTCATGGTGGGCCGCACGCCGGAATACCTCGGCAAAAAGATCCAGGCGAAGGAGGTCAAGCTGGCCATGCTTACCCTGCTCATTCTCACGCTCAGCATCCTTGGTTTCACCGCCTGGGCAAGCGTCAGCGCCTGGGGGCTGGCAGGTCTGAACAATGCAGGGCCTCATGGCTTTAGCGAGATGTTGTATGCCTACTCTTCCGCCACGGCGAACAACGGCAGCGCCTTCGCTGGCCTGACGGCCAACACCCCCTGGTACAATACCACGTTAGGCTTCGCCATGCTCATCGGTCGCTTTCTCATGATCGTGCCCATCATGGCCCTGGCAGGATCTTTGGTGCAAAAGCAGGCCGCACCGCCCACCGCAGGCACCTTCCCCGCCCATGGGGCCACCTTCACCCTGCTGCTTATCGGCACCGTCCTCCTCGTCGGTGCGCTGAATTTCCTCCCTGCCCTCGCCTTAGGGCCCGTTGTCGAGCACTTCCTCACGCTCCAGGGCCGCTTGTTCTAA
- the kdpF gene encoding K(+)-transporting ATPase subunit F has protein sequence METFFIALIATALLAYLLVAMLRPEKF, from the coding sequence ATGGAAACCTTCTTCATCGCACTCATCGCCACGGCTCTGCTGGCCTACCTGCTGGTAGCCATGCTGCGCCCCGAAAAATTCTAA